A part of Acropora palmata chromosome 6, jaAcrPala1.3, whole genome shotgun sequence genomic DNA contains:
- the LOC141883416 gene encoding uncharacterized protein LOC141883416, with amino-acid sequence MSLTSQLEGSRDLINLTSSGSGDVPEILKPSKHLKKYADLLRKATFSSFDVKEWIIENNLLVHQLIENKHDIDITVEKFESLLERVQGVPPELSNICYELAVAYNVSYLKLRGQSNYLSVGGHHKSASILHKTLFRAFEALKIDGCLQEASTADTTLFSASNIDQTQKQQVSSLLQAFCDNRISIAPLVLNCSVMVYLWLLDEFVNKDKSIELLTLIQSHLKHVVEKLKCIPTEEVSPGRCPLFMFNLKDIPSLTSCMATSPITNLADGQRLLSMVTTLLAFSHFANKNYSLVLTTLQERNEEKYVCFSDLYLKGFIFYVRNEAKNALPLFQQCVHISKHAQQKAASFVMLGCCHATQGKHQTAVAKFKQALQHDFNQLEALFNICIQYRKLGNLEAEIQGLKLLKQAISIKVESGKCYNVTGVASDASMVFIKQGLEMTIPPQFCFNEGTLRTGMKQEFATCILAQRSAELGRFEEASNCYLELLSNALDTSSSFTSTSANLMSPTELYHQCVRTLLKAARYQDALTVCEKLLTTVHCRLNTDQQGDSGHDGSSKAPRKRLHSKEADTLTLATDKEIAVDHEMRLLKATALIQLQQPLEALQVLNRVLTAFDGVKSFIFYSSHQAGQEAPEEPQPKQQRKRRKIDAGGTSAFLEREENETRAIELVKLKMQAYKQKASILESLGQTEDALYQLHLSLECLPDDPGAVFKHTQLLFKLGSEVDAINNWLEFRGIKFHHKEELSSIKKILSSSVVKFVDEEDVNLEQVKVLDQLVVNQCCKMRAGVL; translated from the exons ATGTCTCTCACATCGCAACTTGAG gGTTCAAGAGACTTAATAAATTTGACAAGCAGTGGGTCAGGGGATGTACCAGAAATTCTAAAACCATCCAAACATCTTAAAAAATATGCTGACCTCTTGAGGAAAG ctACTTTTTCAAGCTTTGATGTCAAagaatggatcattgaaaataacttgcttgTCCATCAGTTAATT gaaaataaacaTGACATTGATATAACAGTGGAAAAGTTTGAATCTCTGCTGGAGAGAGTGCAAG GTGTTCCACCAGAATTGTCCAACATATGCTATGAACTTGCTGTAGCATATAACGTCAGCTATTTGAAGTTACGAGGACAAAGTAATTATTTGTCTGTTGGAGGGCATCACAAGAGTGCTTCCATTCTGCATAAAACTCTTTTTAGAG CTTTTGAAGCCCTAAAGATAGACGGTTGTCTGCAGGAAGCATCCACAGCAGACACAACTTTGTTTAGTGCTTCAAATATTGATCAGACACAAAAACAGCAGGTTTCATCATTGCTTCAAGCTTTCTGCGACAACAGGATTTCAATTGCTCCTCTTGTTTTAAACTGCTCTGTCATGGTATACCTGTGGTTACTTGATGAGTTTG TGAACAAGGATAAAAGTATAGAACTTCTAACTTTGATCCAAAGTCATTTGAAGCATGTGGTAGAGAAATTGAAATGCATTCCTACAGAAGAG GTGTCTCCTGGAAGATGTCCTTTGTTCATGTTTAATTTGAAAGATATTCCATCGTTAACAAGCTGCATGGCCACATCACCAATAACAAATTTAGCAG ATGGACAGAGACTACTTTCAATGGTAACCACTTTGTTGGCCTTCTCACactttgcaaataaaaacTATTCTTTGGTACTGACAACTCTTCaggaaagaaatgaagaaaaatatgttTGTTTCAGTGACCTTTACCTGAAAG gatttattttttatgtgcGAAATGAAGCGAAGAATGCTTTGCCCTTGTTCCAGCAGTGTGTTCATATTTCAAAGCATGCTCAACAAAAAGCTGCTTCATTCGTCATGTTGGGATGTTGCCATGCCACTCAG GGAAAACATCAAACAGCTGTGGCCAAGTTCAAGCAAGCCTTGCAACATGATTTCAACCAATTGGAAGCACTTTTTAACATCTGTATTCAGTATCGGAAACTTGGAAATCTTGAAGCTGAAATCCAAGGTCTGAAGCTACTGAAACAG GCCATCAGTATTAAAGTGGAAAGTGGGAAGTGTTATAACGTAACCGGTGTTGCAAGTGATGCAAGCATGGTGTTTATTAAACAAGGTCTCG AAATGACTATTCCTCCCCAATTTTGCTTCAATGAGGGGACGTTAAGAACTGGAATGAAACAAGAATTTGCCACTTGCATTTTGGCACAGCGATCGGCAGAACTTGGAAG GTTTGAGGAAGCAAGCAACTGTTATCTTGAGTTGCTGAGCAATGCTTTGGACACGAGCTCGTCATTCACT TCAACTTCGGCCAATCTGATGAGTCCTACTGAATTGTACCATCAGTGTGTAAGAACACTGTTGAAAGCTGCGAGGTACCAAGATGCCTTGACTGTTTGCGAGAAGCTGCTGACAACAGTCCATTGCCGACTCAACACAGATCAGCAAG GCGACAGTGGACATGATGGAAGCTCCAAAGCTCCCAGGAAGAGACTACACTCCAAAGAAGCTGATACGTTAACTCTAGCAACAGATAAAGAAATagcagttgaccatgaaatgCGTCTTTTAAAAGCTACGGCATTAATCCAGCTTCAACAACCATTAGAAGCATTACAAGTGTTGAACAG GGTATTGACAGCCTTTGATGGTGTTAAATCATTCATCTTCTATTCGTCTCATCAAGCTGGCCAAGAGGCTCCTGAAGAACCACAACCAAAACAACAGcgaaaaaggagaaaaattgACGCTG GGGGAACGAGCGCCTTCTTAGAGAGGGAAGAAAACGAGACCAGAGCGATTGAACTTGTGAAGCTAAAG ATGCAAGCATACAAGCAAAAAGCTTCCATCCTAGAAAGCCTGGGTCAGACCGAAGATGCCCTGTATCAGTTGCATCTTAGCTTGGAATGCTTACCAG ACGACCCAGGAGCAGTTTTTAAGCACACGCAACTGTTGTTCAAGTTGGGATCAGAGGTAGACGCGATAAACAACTGGCTTGAGTTTAGAGGCATTAAGTTTCATCACAAAGAGGAACTTAGCTCTATAAAGAAGATATTAAG TTCATCTGTGGTCAAGTTTGTTGACGAGGAAGACGTGAATTTAGAGCAAGTGAAAGTTCTGGACCAACTTGTCGTAAATCAGTGCTGCAAGATGCGTGCGGGTGTTCTGTAA